AGACGCTGCTCAGGCTCATGGCCGCGCTCGCGATCATCGGGCTCAGGAGGAGGCCAAAAAACGGATAGAGGACGCCGGCCGCGAGAGGCACGCCGAGGCCGTTGTAGACGAACGCGAAGAAGAGGTTCTGGCGGATGTTCTTCATCGTCGCCCGCGAGAGGCGCCGCGCCCGCACGATGCCGCGTAGATCGCCGCGCACGAGCGTGACGCCCGCGCTCTCCATGGCCACGTCCGTGCCCGTGCCCATGGCGATGCCCACCGCGGCGCGCGCGAGGGCCGGCGCGTCATTGACGCCGTCGCCGGCCATGGCCACGACCTTGCCGTCCTTCGTGAGGCGATCGACGACCGCGCTCTTTTGATCGGGCAGGACCTCGGCCTCCACTTCCGTGATGCCGAGCTCGCGCGCGACGGCCTCGGCGGTCGTCCGGCTGTCGCCCGTGAGCATCACGATCACGAGGCCCTCTTCTCGAAGCGCGGAGAGCGCCTCTCGCGCGGAGCTCTTCACGGGATCGGCGACGCCCACGAGCCCGAGGACGCGCCCGCCGCGCGCCACGAACACCACGGTTTGTCCCTGCACGCGGAGCTGCTCGGCGCGGGCGCGGGCCGCGTCGAACTCGATCGAGAGCTCATCGAGCAGCCGAGCATTGCCGAGCGCCGCGGGCTCGCCCTCGACGACGCCCGTCACGCCGCGGCCCGTGAGGGATCGAAAGTCCGTGACGGAGCCGAGCTCGACCGCTCTCTCCTTCGCGGCCGCGAGGATCGCCGAGGCGAGCGGGTGCTCGCTGCCGCGCTCGAGGCTCGCCGCGACGCGCAGCACCACCGACGCCTCGGCGCCGTCGAGCGGGACGATCGAGGCCACGGCGGGCTTGCCCTCGGTGAGCGTGCCCGTCTTGTCCACGACGAGCGTGTCCACGCGCTCCATCGCTTCGAGCGCCTCGGCGCTCTTGACGAGCACGCCCGCCGACGCGCCGCGCCCCGTGCCCACCATGATCGACATCGGCGTCGCGAGGCCGAGCGCGCAGGGGCAGGCGATGATGAGCACCGCCACCGCGTTGAGCAGCGCAAACGCGAGGCGCGGCTCCGGGCCGAAGAGCGCCCACACGACGAACGTGAGCACGGCCGTGAGCACGACGGCCGGGACGAACCACGCGCTCACGACGTCCGCGAGCCGCTGGATCGGCGCGCGCGTGCGCTGCGCTTCGCCGACCATCCGCACGATCTGCGCGAGCAAGGTCCCCTGCCCCACGCGCTCGGCGCGCATCACGAAGCCACCCGCGCCGTTCACCGTCCCGCCCGTCACGTGATCTCCCGCGGCCTTCTCCACCGGGATCGGCTCGCCCGTGACCATGGACTCGTCGATGGAGCTCTGACCTTCGAGCACCACGCCGTCGACGGGGACACGCTCGCCTGGCCGCACGCGGAGCCGATCGCCCACGGCGACGATCTCGATCGGCACGTCCTCCTCGGCGCTGTCTCGCAGGCGCCGCGCGTTCTTCGGGGCGAGGCCGAGCAGCGCGCGGATCGCGCCCGACGTGCGGCTGCGCGCGCGGAGCTCGAGGACCTGACCGAGCAGGACGAGCGTGACGATCACCGCCGCGGCCTCGAAGTACACGGGCACCGCGCCGCCGTGCGTGCGAAACGAGGCGGGGAACATCGAGGGCGCGATCGTCGCGGCGACGCTGTAGACGTAGGCCGTCCCCGTTCCGATCGCGATGAGCGTGAACATGTTGAAGCGCCGCGTCCTGAGCGACGTCCACCCGCGCTCGAAGAACGGCAGGCCTCCCCAGAGGACCACGGGCGTCGCGAGCAGGAGCTCGATCCACGCCTGGTACGGCAGCCCGTGCGACCAGCGATACCCCGGCAGGAGCATCGGCCCCATCGCCATCACGAGCAGCGGGAGCGAGAGCGCGGCCGAGACCCAGAAGCGCCGCGTCATGCTGACGAGCTCGGGGTTCGGCGGCTCCTCGGCGGTGACGACCGCGAGTGGCTCGAGGGCCATGCCGCAGATCGGACACGATCCCGGTTTGTCCTGCCGGACCTCGGGATCCATCGGGCAGGTGTAGATCGTCCCTGCCGGGGCCTTCTCCTCCACCTTCGCCGCGGGCGGCTCTGGCTTCGCTTCGACCTTCGGCGCGAGGAATTTCTCCGGATCCGCCGCGAATTTCTCCTTGCAGCGGGGGTTACAGAACCAGTACGTCGTGCCTGCGTGCTCGTGGCTCCCGCCCCTGGCCGCCCCGGGCGTCACCATCATCCCGCACACCGGATCCTTCACTTTGGCCGGCGCTTGCTCGTTCACCCGGTGCTCCATGTTCCGGCCTTCGGGGTTTGCCAACAAAAAACCTTTCCCTTTGGACCTTCCTGGGTAGACTCCCCGCCCCCCGACTCGCCTGGTGCTCGTTCACCCCGGTTCCTGCGCTTCGAACCGGCCTTCGCCAAGCAGGCAAAAGATGCGACGAGGGGCTCGCGATAGGCGCGAACACGGCCGAACAGACCCCAGAAGAAGCGCGACAGAGGCAATCGACATGAACAAGAACCTTGGCATCCTCGGCAAGAAGGTCGGGATGACCCAGATCTTCAACGAGAAGGGCGAGGTCCTCCGCTGCACCGTGGTGCAGGCGGGCGGCGTCGTGATCGGCAAGCGGACGATGGAGAAGGACGGCTACAGCGCCCTCATCGTCGGCCTGGGCGAGCGCAAAGAGAAGCACACGAAGAAGCCCTTGCTCGGCGCCTACCGCAAGTCGCAGCAGACGCCGAAGCGCGTCGTGCGCGAGCTGCGCGTCTCCGTCGAGGACGCCGCGAAGTTCGAGGTCGGCCAGAAGATCGGCGTCGATCAGGTGTTCGAGGTCGGCCAGAAGGTCGACGCGCAGGGCACGTCCCGCGGCCGCGGCTTCACCGGCGTCGTCCGCCGCTGGAACTTCGCCGGCGCCGTCCAGACGCACGGTACCCACGAGTACCGCCGGCACGGCGGCTCGATCGGTACGAACATGACCCCCGGCCGCACCCTGCCCGGCCTCAAGATGCCCGGCCACTACGGCGCCGAGACCGTGAGCGCGCTCAACCTGAAGATCGCGAAGCTCATGCCCGAGGACGACCTCGTCCTCATCGAGGGCGCGGTCCCGGGCGCGAAGAACGGCATCGTGCTCGTCCGCGGCGCCGTGAAGAAGAAGAACGCCGGCAAGAAGGCCTGATCGCCATCTCCTCGTGAGCGCGAAGGGCAAGAACCCGTACCGGAAACCCGACACCTTCACCAAAGCGGCGAAGGCGCAAGGGTTTCCGGCGCGGAGCGTCTTCAAGCTCGAGGAGATCGATCGCCGG
This DNA window, taken from Polyangium spumosum, encodes the following:
- a CDS encoding heavy metal translocating P-type ATPase, with protein sequence MEHRVNEQAPAKVKDPVCGMMVTPGAARGGSHEHAGTTYWFCNPRCKEKFAADPEKFLAPKVEAKPEPPAAKVEEKAPAGTIYTCPMDPEVRQDKPGSCPICGMALEPLAVVTAEEPPNPELVSMTRRFWVSAALSLPLLVMAMGPMLLPGYRWSHGLPYQAWIELLLATPVVLWGGLPFFERGWTSLRTRRFNMFTLIAIGTGTAYVYSVAATIAPSMFPASFRTHGGAVPVYFEAAAVIVTLVLLGQVLELRARSRTSGAIRALLGLAPKNARRLRDSAEEDVPIEIVAVGDRLRVRPGERVPVDGVVLEGQSSIDESMVTGEPIPVEKAAGDHVTGGTVNGAGGFVMRAERVGQGTLLAQIVRMVGEAQRTRAPIQRLADVVSAWFVPAVVLTAVLTFVVWALFGPEPRLAFALLNAVAVLIIACPCALGLATPMSIMVGTGRGASAGVLVKSAEALEAMERVDTLVVDKTGTLTEGKPAVASIVPLDGAEASVVLRVAASLERGSEHPLASAILAAAKERAVELGSVTDFRSLTGRGVTGVVEGEPAALGNARLLDELSIEFDAARARAEQLRVQGQTVVFVARGGRVLGLVGVADPVKSSAREALSALREEGLVIVMLTGDSRTTAEAVARELGITEVEAEVLPDQKSAVVDRLTKDGKVVAMAGDGVNDAPALARAAVGIAMGTGTDVAMESAGVTLVRGDLRGIVRARRLSRATMKNIRQNLFFAFVYNGLGVPLAAGVLYPFFGLLLSPMIASAAMSLSSVSVIANALRLRTTRL
- the rplC gene encoding 50S ribosomal protein L3, with translation MNKNLGILGKKVGMTQIFNEKGEVLRCTVVQAGGVVIGKRTMEKDGYSALIVGLGERKEKHTKKPLLGAYRKSQQTPKRVVRELRVSVEDAAKFEVGQKIGVDQVFEVGQKVDAQGTSRGRGFTGVVRRWNFAGAVQTHGTHEYRRHGGSIGTNMTPGRTLPGLKMPGHYGAETVSALNLKIAKLMPEDDLVLIEGAVPGAKNGIVLVRGAVKKKNAGKKA